The genomic region TTTGCATAATAACACGTTGAAACAGTCCCTTGGAGGCAGGCATAGCCATCAACGCTGCGATACTCATGCTGCCTGCCGATTCTCCGAATACCGTGACTTGGTTCGTATCACCGCCAAAAGCAGAGATGTTATCTTTCACCCACTGCAGCGCTGCTACCTGATCCAGCAGACCAACATTCGTGGCAAATGAGTCACCTAGCGGTGCCATATGCATAAATCCGAGTGGTCCAAGTCGGTAGTTGATCGTCACAACGATTAAGTCACCTCGAAGGGCCAACTGTGTACCATCGTATACAGGGAAACTTCCGGAGCCGGCTACAAAGGAACCACCATGAATCCACACCATAACCGGCAGTGGTTTCGCTCCCTTTTCCTTAGGTGTCCAGATGTTCAGATATAGACTATCTTCTGATTCATTCGGGATTCCTGTCACACCTTCTGGTTGATGGTTTCGTGGCTGTATATTCTCAGGTCCAAATTGAGTGGCCTGTCTTATTCCCTCCCATGACTCGGGTTGAACCGGAGCCTGGAACCGTAACTCACCTACTGGGGGTTTAGCATAGGGTATACCCTTCCATACGCTCGCACCATGCAAAAGTTCGCCTTGAACAGTACCGTACTTCGTTACAACTTGAAGTTCTCTCATGCCGCTTCTACTTCCTCTCCATGAATAGGTTAGACTAGCGTTTACGCGTATCGCATGCGTATCACTTTGAGTATAAATCGTAGGTGTACCCATCTACAACTTTACCCAAGCTTATGTACTCACACTACGTTTCACGTGGAACTTTTACGATATTAGTCCAGATAAAATATATATGGTATTTATAGGTAATATTAACTATATATAAGGTCTTTGTAACTTAAATTCACTTAAAAGAAGGTAATTTGCCTATGGGGATATTTAACTATATACTAATACTAGTACTAGAAATTGTATATTAATAATATGAGGATGATTAACATGAGTATCATTGAGAAAAATCTCACAATAGCCATTCCACAGAATTGGAATTGTATGTCTGACTTTCCTCCGCAACAATCAATGAAGTGGAGAAAAGTTTACCAAGAAAACGTTAATACGGAAGCAATACACCAAATTCCTAAAATAGAATTGAAAGAACGATTGCAACAGAATAAAAAGTTGTTGGAGATATTCAGAGTAAATACACGCAGGGTACAGGAACAACTCTTCTACTCGCATCTTTTTTTTCTGACCGATTTAGAAGGGATTATATTGGACCTTATCGGAGAAGAAACGCTTCATAACGGTCTTAAACCTTTAGAGGTTGGTTTAGGAAGCTCAATGGCACTGGATTCAGGAGGAATTAACGCAATTTCAATTGCTCTAGAAACGGGACAAAACGTATTTCTGAAAGGTGATGAGCATCAGCTGTTAATTTTCAAAGACTGGCTATGTCTTTGCTGCCCCATCAAAGTTCAGGGAGATATCATTGCTTATATGAACTTCTCTCGTTCTACACCATTTATATACGACAGTATATTTGCTCTAGTTTCCTCCATAGTGTCCTCTATTGAACTTGAACTTGAGAAAGAATTAAGCAACAACCAGCGAGTACAAGCTTTATTCAATACATACTGTTTTACAAATAGAGAATGTGAAGTTGCTGCGCTGTGGTTACAGAATAAAGGGGCACTTTTTATAAGTGAACAACTTGGAATTACTGAGGGCACGGTTAGGAATTTTGTGAAGAAAATTTATACAAAATGTACAGTAAATGATCGTGGAAGTTTTATGAAAAAGTTTTATTAGGACGTATCTGAGAGCCTATCACTGAGTTAATATAACAGCCACATATAGAAATGATAAGAATTAGCTAAAAATACCGAACGATTTCCTATGAATCTTAACTATTACTTTGTAGATTGCTTCTTCAAAATCCAAACAACTCTACGGGATGGCAACCCATTACGAGGGGTTGGATGACACACTAAAGATAAATAAGCAGTTGCTTAGCTGATTTTTCAGTCAAGCAACTGCTTATTTAATATTAGAAACTCATTTAATTATTAATAATACATACTGTTGAGAGCTGGCCAGTGGTAATTGTTGATATAGGCCAGGTAAATGCTGCCTCTACCTCTTGACCTTTATCGTCTGTGTTATGCGCCAATTTTTGTAATTCTAATACCTCGTTCATTCTTTTCACCTCCTTATTTTAGTAATGTAAATGTATTGATACTTATTTTCCTCAATTCTCTGATACCGCCATGGCTTTCGTTCTTCCCAGGAAATTATCTGTGTTGACAAGTGGTAACCAGTAGAGTGGATTATTTTTGGAAATCCCCAATAATGCTAATATTATCCCTGAACTACCTGTATACACATCATCAGCTAATCTATAAGAAAATTGCCCTGGATATACGTAGTAACTATCTTTTTTGATTATGAAGAGATGAAGTAAATTTAATACATCGGTAAGAATTTGTTCTCGAGCTTCGCTGTGTTCTATCATACAAGGCAATAAAAGAAAGCTGCCAGCACCATCAAACAAGCTACCGCTAATCGTGGAACGAGTCTTTGATAATTTTAATATTGCCTTCATCTCTTCCCCATACAGGTTTAGTCCACTCACATGGTTGAAGAACCATATCGAAATAGCAATTCCAATTGAACCTCCAGAAAGATAGGGCAACAGGCGATTTCTTTGATCAAATGTTTGTAATGCGCCGGACATATCATCTACTTTAGTCTTCATTAGATCTTCTTTAATTAATGACTTAGCCTTTTCCAAATACTCTTTACTGTTGGTAGCTGAATACAGCGCAGAATAAAACAGTGCTACCCCAGATAAGCCATCAATTAAACCTATTTCTACTGTCATCCAGTCATTAACTTTTAATGACGTTTTTTTCTCTTTATTAACATCAATTAACTTAGCAATTTCTTTTGCAAACTGTAAGTATTCTACATTTCCAGTTTCGAGATATACACTAATAACGAACAATCCAATGCCTGAAAGACCTGATCGTAAAGTAATGTTAGTCTCACTAATATTATCTTTTAATACCTTCAATTCATTTAAGACTACATCTGTATAGCCTTGATCATAGAGCATTGCCAATATTCCAGTTCTACCAGTAAGTAATCCATCACCTTCAACTTGTGATAAATTGTCTAACAAAACATTTCCAATCCAATCATTCACTTCTGAAGCACTGGAGTTTACTTTATGGAGTGTGAAAGCAGCACCACTTCCACCAGTTAAAAAGTTGAATTTACCTCCGTTCATCTCATACTGACGAATATCTCCATTAATAAATCGTTCATCTTTTGTAAAATTATCTATAATACCACTGGTTAAATGATTGATTATAGAGGACACGTTAAATTCAATTGTCTCATCTCTTAGACCAAATTCTTGAGGAGTATAGTCTTGATAAAATTGAATTTTATCATCGCATTTTTTTTGTATATCTTTAATGAAACGATAAAACGAACTGCCATAGTTTTTCTTTATCCATCGGAGATGATTACTTTGCAGATACATATCTAAATCTTCTGAAGTTAGGACTGGAAGTGCTAAATACCTGACCAACCTCTTTAATCCATACCAGTCTCTTGCCCCGTTGACTCTCATTTCCTGAGAAAAGAATCCCAATGTAGCCATATTGGGCTTGTTTTCGGAGTTTACAGCCATGGCAGTTTCAAAATCAATGATCCTGACGCTTAAGTCTTCCGTTACCATCACATTCGCTGGTTGTAAATCACCCATTGCTATTCCACTATGATGCATTTCATCTATATGTGATAAAAGTTGTAGCAGTATCTTTTCCACCTTTTTGGCATGGTTGTGCATACCTTCACCATTCTCAAAAAACGGAAAATATCCTGCGAGCCATTGTCTTAAATCTTGCCCTTCAATGAATTCCTCTACCAGAAAATGATGTTCCCATTCTTGGAAATACTCAATTAAATTAACAACACCGGGCACATGTTGAAGCGTTTTTAAAGCATCGTATTCGTTAGTTTGTCTTGCTAAAGCATCTTGATATATCCCATCTAAACCAGCATTGGGCCTAGCTTCCTTAATGATCACTTTCATATTATCGTGCTTTCGATGAGCTAAATATACTCCTCCAGCGTTACTATAACTAAGGGCAGTTTCAATCTTATACCGCTTTAAATTACTTTCCTTGTTTGTTCCTGAATCACTTGTAATGTTGATCGTATTAAGATATTCGTCAAAATCTTTTACAAAGTCAGGGATTTGGTAAAAGGGAGTCCTTTGATCTATGATTAAATTACCTTTCTCATCTCTGATACAATGTTCCCCATGTTCATTAAGAACTTTGCTAAATCCTCCATACCTATAGAACACATTACTACTCTTCCATCTTTTATCACTAAGAATGTAAGGTCCCTTTTTAAACTCCTGAGTTGTTAAAGAAATTAAATCTAACAATTCAATAAACGCTTTATTATTTACAGGATATATTGTTATGAATTTCCCGGAAGTAGCACGATTAGCATTTTTTGAATTCACCTTAACGAAACTCTGTCTATCCTTCAGATGCTTGAATTCAACATTCTTATCTAGGCATAATTGTGCAACCTTATCCAACACGTTCTGCGATTCTTCGAAGGTTGAAGTTATATGAATTTTCCAACCTTGATCGGGTAAAGATATATGTTTAACATGATAATGCTTCCAAACGGACTCACTTGTTGCTATCACAGCATATGTATCAGGAAGCTTATTCATCAGTTCATACTCATTAGAGTTCTCAGTTGATTCTTGTTTACCGTAATATTCAGACTTCGGTTTCAAATATTGATGATAAAGCATGTTACCTTCCATAAAAAAACCTCATTTTTTTTAAAAATTAAACTTCTAGACTTATTGATAATTTGATTATAGGTCAGGATTATTACTTTTCTATATCCAGTACTGGATATAGAAAAGATGTTACATAAAATGATCTAATTTTATTATTTATTATTGTTTGTAACTAAACACCAGCTATTAAAATTTGTATTACAGCACAATGTCTGAATCAGCCTTTCTTTATAAACTATACTTAGGATTTCTCCCTTAAGGTTGTTCTTATATTTTCATTTTTTAGCAACTGCAGAAGTGGAGAGCACACAAGGCTTGAAAGCTGGGTAGAGTAAATATTCTATAATAAGGGAAGTGTTCAACATGAACTTGTTTCGTGAAAGTGAGACCGTCTCTCAACCCTGGATATCTCTCCAAGAGTATTCCGAACAAGAACGGGAACAATGGGATTGCGCTTTTCAAGCGTCAAGATGTAAACACTCAATCTCTAATGTCAGTACCAATACATTTAGGGTAGAACTAAACCGTAAACGAGTGAAACACGCCATTTTGCTACGTGCAACACAAATGGAAATAGACAGCATAAGTACATCCGTTATCCCGCCTCATTTATTTATATTGGCAGACGATGAAGGAATGTCTTTGCAATTATATGCTTCTTCCCAGCATTTAAATCAATTGAAAGAGCATTACATAATACCTGGTACGTATTTTAGTATGAAAAATTTAGGAATAAATGCTATTTCAATTGCAATGGAATCTGGAAAAACTGCAGTAGTCAAAGGGAACGAACATAGCCACAAATTATTTTCCTCTTGGTCCTCCATTTGTGCCCCCATCCGAGCCGAGGGAAAAATTCTTGGTTATTTGGGTATGTCCTTTGATTCAGCTGAAGATGTGATCTTTGCCGTACCGCTACTTGAAAAGATTATACGTAATATTGAGGAGTGCCGGGATTGGATGGACCCTAGTGCGCGAAAGAAAAGAATCAACCGGAAGTTGGAAGACTTTCGATTGACTAATCGTGAAATAGAGGTAGCTTACTATTGGCTGGAAGGCCACAGCCGTTCAAAAATTGCGCAAATGCTTAATATCTCTGAGGAAACCGTTCGATTTCATGTGAAACATATTTATGAAAAGGTAGAGGTAAAGCATCAGGTCGACTTTGTTAAAAAAATAATTCTATCTAAAATTGATTAAAGTGAATAATCCACCCAGGGCCAAAAAAGTCGTTCCAAAATGTTTTCCACCCTCAGGTAATTACGTGACACTAAAAACTACCCTAAAGGGTAGTTATCAAAGAGCTCCAAATCAACTAAAATATTACTTAAAGTACAAAGCGAGCTGAACACCGTTTCTTGTGACAGAAACGACGTCTTCAGGCTCGATATTATTCTAGCCTCCCACGGTGGTGGATGTATAGCATAAATGCATTTTTAGTTGAAGGGAACTAGACTTACATATGAGAATAATCGAAATAGAAAAAGAGTTTAAAATTGAGAATGTACTGTCTCTGAGAAAGAAAATGACTCAAGCAGACATACAACAGGAAATGATGAATATTGGTAAATTCCTTGAGCAAAATGACTTAAAAAAAAATGGCCCCCTTGTGACTGTTACCTTTGCAATTGAGCAATCAAACGAACAGCCACTATTAGATACGGAGATTTTGGTTCCACTAGATCAGCCTACGAAATTATATGGAGAATATAATTTCAAAAATGTTTTTCATCTAATGAACGCAGTTTATGCTAGGCATGAGGGTAACCCAAATACCTTACAGGATACATACAACGAGTTAAATCAATATATTAACCAGAAGGGTCTGCAACCGATAACAGCAGCTTACAATGTGAATGTTGTTGACTTACAGCCGGGGCAATCCATGGATAATATGATTGTAGATGTTTATATAGGAGTTAACCCATCAATTTTATAGTTGATGATTTTATCTGTATTACTTGATGCATAGTGCTAGCCTATGTATCATGCATACAGTTGAAATACATAAATGAATTATCACTAAAGGAGGATTACGAATGACAAATGCAATGAATATAAATAATCATTTTATTGAATTAACAAGTGAAGAAATGATGTTTGTAGAAGGCGGAAGTGTTGGGAAAGCCCTTGCGGGGGCAGCAGGAGCTATCTTGATTGGAGCTGCTCCAGTTGTCGGTATACTTGCAGGGATTGGTGGTAGCGTTGCTACGCCAGTTGCTGGAGTAGCAGCAGGTATTGGGGCAGCATCCGCCATGGTATCATCAGGTTCATATTTGCTAGATTATGCTACAAAAAAATAATTTAAATGAGAAGGGGTAACAAAATGGAATTATCTATTTCCCACGGTTTTGTTGAATTAAATGAATCTGTATTGTCCGAAATAAATGCAGGTGGTGTTTGGGGTGTAATCGGTGGTGTAGCTGAGGTAGTTGCTGGAGTTGCTGGAGTAGTTGGGGGAGTAGCAGCTATGGCTGTTCCGGAACCTACAACAGCAACTAAATTCGCAGGAGCAGCAGCTATATCACTTGGTGTAGCGGCTGTCGGTTCAGGTATTGCTAGTATTGCATCAAACTGGAAATAAATAATTTGATATGTTTTTATGCAAGAAGGAATTTTAATAAAAATGCCTTCTTGCATGATTTTTTAGGAGGTCATGAATATAATGGGGAAAAAAATTAAATCTTTAAGAGTTTCTCTGCTATTATCTATTCTATGTACTATTACATCGGGAATTAACTATTTAACCACTAAATTGCCTATAGTTGGAATAATGTTTATTGTTATTACAATTGCTCTTATTATTCAAGTTGTTGCTTATACAACAGAAATGAAAAATATTAAAAAATCATAGAGTGAAACAACGATTAAACAAGGGCATGTCAGGAGTTGCGGCGTTGCCTATTTTTGCTGTCTCTCTCTATACAAGCATTACGGTTTGTATAGAATATCAGAAACAACGGGGTTTGAAAATCAGGGACAATTACTCAAGTTTGATTAAAGCTCCCGAATAGTAGCTTGTTTTACTACTAAATTAAGCATCTCTTTTTACTCCATTTATGCATGCCCGTGTGTTAGTCTATAATACGCCCCTAGAAGTTTTCGTTAAAATTCATAAGTTATTTTCGCTAACTTAAAAGAGAATATAATGGGAGTGTTTTTCCCACCTATTAATACCGCAGCGATACATGTTGACGGTATATTTTGTATTCTATGGTCTCTAACAACCTGAAAAGTGATGTCAATTTACACAAATACTCTGCGAATTGTTTATATTAAATGTATTGTACGTACATATGCTCAATTTAGATAATGAAGCTACAATATCCTATACAGGATATTTTATTAATAGTAGAAATATATAAAATATAGAGGATAGGTGATATATCCAATACACAGATCAAGCTTGGCTGCTATTGGTAATTTGATATAAGCTACTTATTGAGGAGAATCTCTCCCCTATATTAATAGAAACATGAATAATAATGAATATGCACAATTAGCGTTTATATTACATATCCATTCTAGATACATTATTTTTATTTGATCAATTCACATTTCTATGGAGGTTACATGTCTTTATTTAGAGTACGATATACAGTTCAAAAACAATATGATGAAAAAGACTGCGGTGCAGCATGTTTAGCAACCATCTCTCGACATTATGGACTAAAAATCCCCCTTACACGAATTAGAGAAACTGCCGGTACAGATAAATACGGAACTAACGCGTTAGGCTTAATTAAAGCTGCTGAACAACTAGGATTTTCAGCAAAAGGTGTCAAGGGTAGTCAAGATTCGTTCTTTAGTGACTTCCCACTCCCTTGTATTGCCCATGTAGTTATCGATCAGAAGCTTCTCCATTATATAGTCATACATAAAATTACAAAGAAAAAAGTAATTATAGCTGACCCGGCAAAGGGGATTGTAAAGTATAGTCCTGAAGAGTTTTTTAAAATATGGACAGGCATCCTTATTTTTATGGTTCCGACCGCACAATTTCAGAAGAAAGATGAAACGCAGGGTGCTTTATCACGTTTCTTCACCCTATTACTCCCACAGAAGCGAATGTTGTTTGGGATCTTTTTTGCGTCATTGCTATATACGACTCTAGGCATCCTAGGCGCATTTTACTTTAAGTTCTTACTTGATTCAATCGTTCCTTATAGGCTAGAGCAGACCTTACAATGGATTTCAATCGGTGTTATTATTCTGACCCTACTACAGACATTATTAAATGCTTTTAGAAGTCATTTATTATTATATTTAAGCCAAAAGCTCGACATCTCCTTAATACTTGGATACTACTACCATGTACTGAGATTACCTCTCTCTTTTTTCGAAACCCGTAAAACAGGCGAAATTATCTCACGACTTATGGATGCATCCAAGGTTAGAGACGCAATATCCAGTGCAGCTCTGACCATTATGATTGATTCTCTGATGGTAATTGCAGGAGGTATTATCCTATATACTCAGAACTCTTTCCTCTTTGGTATAACGGCAATTATGATACCACTCTATGCGCTAATTGTCTGGGGTTTCCATCGCACATTCGAGAGGCAAAACCGTGAGCAGATGGAACAGAATGCAGAACTTACTTCATACATTGTCGAATCAGTCAACGGTATTGAGACTCTTAAAGCTTATCAGGCTGAAAGAGAAGCTAACTTGGAAACCGAAAAGAAATTCACTAAATTATTGCGTACTTTCTTTAAATTTGGTTTTTCCAACAACTTTCAGTCCACTTTGAAAGGTGCTCTTCAGGGAGTCAGCGGGATTGTTATCCTTTGGATTGGAGCTAACGAAGTCTTAAAGGGACAATTAACGATGGGACAACTGATTACATTTAATGCTTTGCTTGCATACTTTATAAATCCGATTTTAAACCTGATCAACCTACAATCTTCACTACAAACGGCTGTTGTTGCCGCAGATCGGCTAACTGAAATTATGGATTTGGAACCTGAAAAAAAAGAGTCAGATGAAAGCAATATTAAACCAGCGTCACTAAAGGGATCTATCGACTTCAAAGATGTGCATTTCCGATATGGAACAAGACAATCCATCCTGAATGGTGTTGATCTACATGTCGACAGAGGAGAAAAGGTTGCGCTAGTAGGAGAGAGTGGTTCTGGTAAGACAACCCTCGTTAAACTATTACTTCGTTTCTATGAGGCGGAAAAGGGAGAGCTATTGATTTCTGAAAATAATATAAAAGACATATCTATTGAGTCGCTTCGACAGAAGATAAGTTATATCCCACAACAGACATTTTTCTTCAGCGGTACGATTAGAGATAACCTTGCCATGGGAGCAACATCCGAGATTGAAATGGATGAAATTATCGAGGCAACTAAGCAAGCAAGTGCTCATGATTTTATTAATCAATTACCTATGCGGTATCAGACCAATCTTGAGGAGAATGCATCCAATCTATCAGGAGGACAACGTCAACGATTGGCTTTGGCACGCGCATTACTTACCAAACCTGACATTCTGATTTTGGATGAGGCAACCAGTAATTTGGATACCACTACGGAAAAAGCCGTTTCGGATACGATACACAGCCTGGATGATATGACGATGATTATTATTGCTCACCGCTTGAGTACGGTTATGCGTTGTGATCGGATCTTTGTAATGGACAAAGGTACTGTGGTAGAGGCCGGAACACATGATCAGCTGCTACAACAGCGAGGGAGATATTTCGAGCTTTGGAAAGATCAGTTACCTGGAATAGATACGGAAACTGTACAAGAAGAGAATCGTACTCTGCCTAAGCTGGAACACACGGGGGCGATGGTATGAGTCTTAAACTTCTAAATCCTGAAGAGTTGAGAGACAGCAGGGAAATGTTGGAGAAGAGATCTCCTGCATTTATTACCTGGTTTCTTCTAATACTGACGTTAATATTAGTCATTGCTTTTATCTGGAGCTGGAAAGCTCAGATTGATGTAGTTGTTAAAGCTCCCGGAGTAGTGAAACCTAATGAGAAGATATCCAAAATTGTTAATAAGGCTACAGGAAGTGTTTCAAAAATATATGTACAACAGGGACAACGAGTTCAGGCTGGTGATAAGCTATTTTCTATTCAGACAGGAACTCTTAAAAGCGATAAAAATCGTTTGCAAAATGATTATAAGGAAACAGAGCAGAGATTAGCTGGACTTGAACAACTCTCTACAGCACTTTCGTCAGGTAATGATACAATGAAGTCAAACAAGACAGCAAATGCTCTACTGGGCAATGATAATCCAGTACAAAACAAGTTAGAATTGGATATTTCCAAAACGATTGCTGATCAGGTTGAAACGGATAAAACCATTGCAAATAAACGTCTCCTGCTCAAAAGTCTTAATTACGGAAGAAATTATTTAACCTCTGGTTCCGTGGAATATGAACGATATGAGAACTATAGCCTAAAGGTATCTCAGAATACATTGGCTGAAACACAAATTCAGGAAGAGTACAAACGAGCGATCTTTAACAGTGATGAACTCACCACTACTGCGGCTATAGAAAAACTAAAAACGAACAAGCTACAAATGGAAACTAATCAAAGTGAATTTCGATACACAATACAGTCCGAGTTAGAAGATGCACTGAAACAAAAACAAACGCTGAAAAAACAAGAATCTGACTTGTACGTTCAGTTGCAGGATAGCATTGATGAGTTACGAAAACGGAAAAAGGAACTCTATAGCCAAATTAATACAATTCGTTCCAATCTGGATAAATATACGGCCACAGCACCTACCTCAGGAGTTATCAATACCATAAACGAAGTAGGTGAAGGACAGCTTATCCAGGAAGGATTGCAAGTCATGGATGTCGTTCCCGTAAACAATACGATCTATTCCATTCAAATTGCTATGAATCACCAAGATATTGGAAGAATACATGAAGGAGATCCTGTGCGTTTTCATTTTGCCGCCTTCCCCTTAGAAGAGTACGGTTCTGTCCTTGGCAAAATAGATTCCATTAGTAGCGATGCTTTAGTAAACCCTCAAGATGGTTCCACTTATTACGTGGTGGAGGCCTCTCTTGAATCAATACAACTAAAAGATGCCCTTGGTCAGCAGGAACAGATCAAATCAGGTATGCAAACGGAAGCTCATATTATAACGGAGCAGAAGTCAGCACTACAATGGCTCTTAGAGAAAATGGATTTTTGGACTAAATAACTTAATAAAAGAGCCGCCCTTCTGAGCGACTCATCGGGACTATCGAGAATATCTCGATAGTCTTATTTACTTATTCAACTAATATCTTTATTTAACTACCCTTCACAGGGTAACTTACCGTAAACGCAGCACCCTCGATCCATTCGCCCGTAACAAAGTTCCGCCCCTTCACAACCACTCGATCCCTATAAATCTCCACATGAAGCCCTTCGCTGCCTTCCAGATGTTCATCCTGATCCGTCCATAGATAACCTACAGACGACGCATTGAACATGGTTGGCATGTGGCCTGCACCATCGTACATCGTATGCTGTGCCTCCAATTGCCAATGGGTATGGCCCGAGAAGAGAATTGCTTGCGGGTATTTAGCCAGAACGGCCTTGAGTTCCGCATCCTGATTTACACCATACCAGCCTTGTTCCTTCAACGACCCCGCTACCGTATCCATAAGCGGCTGGTGCAAGAAGAGAAAGATGGGTTGATTCGGCGTTGCTCGCTCAGACAATTTCGACTCTAGCCACTCCAACTGTTCAGCCGACATATCACAATCCTTCGGATGAGGTTGCTCGGTGCCCAGGAAAATATAATGATACCCGTCAATC from Paenibacillus sp. FSL R5-0341 harbors:
- a CDS encoding metallophosphoesterase, coding for MGNKHTSEQPLASFQVITDTHVRDEADHIHNRHLEQALADIATFSQGSSGIMHVGDVTDRGLPSEYRELQRIWKQHAENLPDIRYTVGNHDIGAVVWQDPPIVLLEMKEDEVAELLEQEGQDISDEAASITVAGLWQRRLSDFEGTTGMRGSYHDHWIDGYHYIFLGTEQPHPKDCDMSAEQLEWLESKLSERATPNQPIFLFLHQPLMDTVAGSLKEQGWYGVNQDAELKAVLAKYPQAILFSGHTHWQLEAQHTMYDGAGHMPTMFNASSVGYLWTDQDEHLEGSEGLHVEIYRDRVVVKGRNFVTGEWIEGAAFTVSYPVKGS